The following proteins are encoded in a genomic region of Hyalangium minutum:
- a CDS encoding ornithine cyclodeaminase family protein, with the protein MSTLVLTRSDVSRNLQALTLLEDLREAFRVDALARTVAPQRTRVPLHAEGTAMVLFPGSLPGVPAYSVTVSGRFPSSTPPLQGTLQLHDLATGALLAVMDSAHLSAVRTGVVGALGTEVLSRPDASRVALLGAGSRAVLQLKSMRLVRTLSQAFVYDENFEQAAALAMRMYQELKLPVRAVDSVAEAVAEADIIVAGAGGRATLPPELIRPGMHITALGADEQDKVELSPELLARATVVCDHRGLALLTEASIRAELGEIIAGMRPGRTSPEQITLFCMVGLPFQDLAAAWHVYQGAQGDEEVRRVDFSA; encoded by the coding sequence ATGAGCACCCTGGTCCTGACCCGCTCCGACGTCTCTCGCAACTTGCAGGCCCTCACCTTGCTGGAGGACCTGCGCGAGGCGTTCCGTGTGGATGCGCTGGCGCGGACGGTGGCACCCCAGCGGACGCGCGTCCCCCTGCATGCCGAGGGCACGGCCATGGTGCTCTTTCCGGGGAGCCTGCCGGGCGTGCCTGCCTACTCCGTGACGGTGAGTGGCCGCTTCCCCTCGAGCACGCCGCCTCTCCAGGGCACGCTTCAGCTGCATGACTTGGCGACGGGCGCGCTGCTGGCGGTGATGGACTCGGCGCACCTATCGGCGGTGCGCACGGGAGTGGTGGGGGCGCTGGGCACGGAGGTGCTGTCCCGGCCGGATGCCAGCCGCGTCGCGCTGCTCGGGGCAGGCAGCCGCGCGGTGCTCCAGCTCAAGTCGATGCGGCTGGTGCGGACGCTCTCCCAGGCCTTCGTCTACGACGAGAACTTCGAGCAGGCGGCCGCGCTCGCCATGCGCATGTACCAGGAGCTGAAGCTGCCCGTCCGGGCGGTGGACTCGGTGGCGGAGGCGGTGGCCGAGGCCGACATCATCGTAGCGGGCGCGGGCGGGCGGGCCACGCTGCCGCCGGAGTTGATCCGCCCGGGGATGCACATCACCGCGCTGGGCGCGGACGAGCAGGACAAGGTAGAGCTCTCTCCAGAGCTGCTGGCTCGGGCCACCGTCGTCTGTGATCACCGCGGCTTGGCGCTACTGACGGAGGCGTCCATCCGCGCGGAGCTGGGCGAGATCATCGCGGGGATGCGTCCGGGGCGGACCTCGCCCGAGCAGATCACCCTCTTCTGCATGGTGGGGTTGCCCTTCCAGGACCTGGCGGCGGCGTGGCACGTCTACCAGGGCGCGCAGGGAGACGAGGAAGTGCGGCGGGTGGACTTCAGCGCGTGA
- a CDS encoding ATP-binding protein, translating to MLEQEPRPQGWEPAQDPEEPHRLAAFLRAHREELLADWKGAAHELHSRHGSGEPLGEHLSALLDGITEALAHEAHGIPLQLPGVLSEVHALARLSQGFALHEITHEYGLLRGCILRRLQASAIHPAPGTLALLDELIDQATMRAVQSYSRLRERTLNALDGMMQAALDSPDEDTLLQRLLTLLMESAMRVDSAIILLREDGTLRVRAAQGLEAAKLVGQRMRVGEGFAGRVAAERRPLAVRSASTDPLLKEEALGHLDLHALYGLPLMDGDYLFGVAYMGSRTAYAFSEADMLVFRIMASRATALIVQAQLHAREQAAREEAQRSLAMVNTLLATSPVGIAFLDKQLRYLRVNKTLADINHVSVEGHLGRSVREVLPAPVVTQLEPLLQRVLETGEPSGSFEFTAPAGLGWPPDRTWLTSYYPVRTEAGSLMGAGCVVLDITERKQAEQALERAISFREQLLAVLGHDLRNPLGAISASAFLLSRAEGLGEREHQAVERIRRSSARMARLIDDILDFARSRLGGGIPVTRQPMNMAEVCKAALEELQVTFPERQLLFEVRGDTQGEWDPDRVSQVLSNLVFNALQHGREDSPVRTMVRDAGAQVLLEVHNQGDPIPEELMPRLFDPFKRRPGDQRPHEGKSGARSLGLGLHIVRQIALSHGGDVEVHSTANEGTCFKVRWPRRLN from the coding sequence ATGCTGGAGCAGGAACCCCGTCCCCAGGGTTGGGAGCCCGCGCAGGATCCTGAGGAGCCCCATCGGCTGGCTGCTTTCCTCCGCGCGCACCGGGAGGAACTCCTGGCGGACTGGAAGGGAGCGGCTCATGAGCTGCACTCGCGCCACGGCTCTGGAGAGCCGCTGGGCGAGCACCTCTCCGCGCTGCTGGATGGCATCACCGAGGCCCTGGCGCACGAAGCCCACGGCATCCCGCTACAGCTCCCCGGTGTCCTCTCCGAGGTGCATGCCCTGGCCCGCCTGAGCCAGGGCTTCGCGCTCCATGAAATCACCCATGAGTACGGGCTGCTGCGCGGCTGCATCCTGCGCCGCCTGCAGGCGTCCGCCATCCACCCCGCCCCGGGCACGCTGGCGCTGCTGGACGAGCTCATTGATCAAGCCACCATGCGCGCCGTCCAGAGCTACTCGCGCCTGCGCGAGCGCACGCTCAACGCGCTCGACGGCATGATGCAGGCTGCCCTGGACAGCCCGGACGAGGACACCCTGCTCCAGCGGCTGCTGACCCTGCTGATGGAGTCCGCCATGCGGGTGGACTCGGCCATCATCCTGCTGCGCGAAGATGGGACGCTGCGGGTGCGCGCGGCCCAGGGGCTGGAGGCGGCGAAGCTCGTGGGCCAGCGCATGCGCGTGGGCGAGGGCTTCGCGGGCCGGGTCGCCGCCGAGCGCCGGCCGCTCGCGGTGCGCTCGGCCTCCACGGATCCGCTGCTGAAGGAGGAGGCGCTGGGGCACCTGGACCTGCATGCGCTGTACGGCCTGCCGCTGATGGATGGCGATTACCTGTTCGGCGTGGCGTACATGGGCTCGCGCACCGCGTATGCCTTCTCCGAGGCGGACATGCTGGTGTTCCGCATCATGGCCAGCCGGGCCACGGCCCTCATCGTCCAGGCCCAGCTCCATGCCCGCGAGCAGGCGGCGAGAGAGGAGGCCCAGCGCTCGCTGGCCATGGTCAACACGCTGCTGGCGACCTCGCCTGTGGGCATTGCCTTCCTGGACAAACAGCTGCGCTACCTGCGCGTCAACAAGACCCTGGCCGACATCAACCACGTCTCCGTGGAGGGCCACCTGGGCCGCTCCGTCCGCGAGGTGCTGCCAGCGCCGGTGGTCACGCAGCTCGAGCCCCTGCTCCAGCGGGTGCTGGAGACGGGCGAGCCCTCAGGGAGCTTTGAGTTCACCGCCCCCGCAGGGCTGGGCTGGCCTCCAGACCGCACCTGGCTGACCAGCTACTACCCCGTGCGGACCGAGGCCGGGAGCCTGATGGGCGCCGGGTGCGTGGTGCTCGACATCACCGAGCGCAAACAGGCGGAGCAGGCGCTCGAGCGCGCCATCTCCTTCCGGGAGCAGCTGCTCGCGGTGCTCGGGCATGATCTGCGCAACCCGCTGGGCGCCATCAGCGCCTCGGCCTTCCTGCTCTCGCGGGCGGAGGGCCTGGGCGAACGCGAGCACCAGGCCGTGGAGCGCATCCGCCGCAGCAGCGCGCGGATGGCCCGGCTCATCGACGACATCCTCGACTTCGCGCGGAGCCGGCTGGGCGGGGGGATCCCCGTCACACGCCAGCCCATGAACATGGCCGAGGTGTGCAAGGCAGCGCTCGAGGAACTGCAGGTGACGTTCCCCGAGCGCCAGCTCCTCTTCGAGGTCCGCGGTGACACCCAGGGCGAGTGGGATCCGGATCGGGTGTCGCAGGTGCTGAGCAACCTGGTGTTCAACGCGCTCCAGCACGGGCGGGAAGACTCGCCCGTGCGCACCATGGTGCGGGATGCGGGCGCCCAGGTGCTGCTGGAGGTCCACAACCAAGGCGACCCCATCCCCGAGGAGCTGATGCCCCGCCTCTTCGACCCCTTCAAGCGCCGCCCGGGGGATCAACGCCCGCACGAGGGCAAGAGCGGCGCACGGAGCCTGGGGTTGGGACTGCACATCGTCCGGCAGATCGCCCTGTCGCACGGGGGAGACGTGGAGGTGCACTCCACCGCGAACGAGGGCACGTGCTTCAAGGTCCGCTGGCCTCGGAGGCTGAACTGA
- a CDS encoding Sapep family Mn(2+)-dependent dipeptidase: MRLGSLLLALCLLAPLAALAQVNRPTPAQLREMERQARILYEKVQKQVRLSAKSQKKGKEDKELEPKPANCKLPPAKRAAQFSAEALPGIPSPDRYALYVGACGLEDVVKLTQQLVRFKTFNSEVPPAKNPEVVAMGRFLQQWAKARGFGFRIAGRNDVFELAWGEGAPHLGLVFHGDVVPAPVHEWKTKPFEPKVINGRLYGRGVMDDKGPLATALVSMAMARELGLSPQKGKVLIIVGNDEESSWEGMQEYARTEQLPQHVISVDSSYPVVVAQSGFVALTLEAALGVSDSADRGTLLPVDASAGEFLTQVPSAASLTLAPFAGKSVEQGLATVKSAIESTRKERPELKAEVKLVPAPASSGGGQRILLTTQGKAVHASIPEEGRNALWDLAAIADKLPLADNGLTAMLRTVTRRFDGDHHGERLGFTGEDPLMGRTIAAPTVLRVKDGNVSLGINLRRPRSAENNEDFHQALDHALALITQETDGRVIEGPGRYVGEPHVADANGPLVSTLMDIYRRHRGIRGALAPIAIRGGTYARLFPRGVDFGPGMKEMGAYTGHAPDESISLEHLGLITQMLAEALQTLAFSPNAK; the protein is encoded by the coding sequence ATGCGCCTCGGCTCGTTGCTCCTTGCCCTCTGCCTGTTGGCCCCCCTGGCGGCGCTCGCGCAGGTGAACCGGCCCACCCCCGCCCAGCTCCGGGAGATGGAGCGCCAGGCCCGCATCCTCTACGAGAAGGTCCAGAAGCAAGTCCGCCTGAGCGCCAAGTCCCAGAAGAAGGGCAAGGAGGACAAGGAGCTCGAGCCCAAGCCGGCCAACTGCAAGCTCCCCCCGGCCAAGCGCGCCGCCCAGTTCTCGGCCGAGGCGCTCCCCGGCATTCCCTCTCCCGACCGCTATGCGCTGTATGTGGGGGCCTGTGGGCTCGAGGACGTGGTGAAGCTGACGCAGCAGCTCGTGCGCTTCAAGACGTTCAACAGCGAGGTGCCTCCAGCGAAGAACCCGGAGGTGGTCGCCATGGGCCGCTTCCTCCAGCAGTGGGCCAAGGCGCGCGGCTTCGGGTTCCGCATTGCCGGCCGCAATGACGTGTTCGAGCTGGCCTGGGGCGAGGGTGCTCCGCACCTCGGGCTCGTCTTCCACGGCGACGTCGTCCCCGCCCCGGTCCACGAGTGGAAGACGAAGCCCTTCGAGCCCAAAGTCATAAACGGCCGCCTCTACGGCCGGGGCGTCATGGACGACAAGGGGCCGCTGGCCACGGCCCTGGTCTCGATGGCGATGGCGCGCGAGCTGGGGCTCTCGCCGCAGAAGGGCAAGGTGCTCATCATCGTCGGCAATGACGAGGAGAGCTCCTGGGAAGGCATGCAGGAGTACGCCCGCACCGAGCAGCTCCCCCAGCACGTCATCTCCGTCGATTCCTCCTATCCCGTGGTGGTGGCCCAGTCGGGCTTCGTCGCCCTGACGCTGGAGGCCGCCCTGGGCGTGTCGGACTCGGCGGACCGGGGAACACTGCTCCCGGTGGATGCCAGTGCCGGCGAGTTCCTCACCCAGGTGCCCTCGGCGGCCTCGCTCACCCTGGCGCCCTTCGCGGGCAAGTCCGTGGAGCAGGGGCTGGCCACCGTGAAGAGCGCCATCGAGTCCACCCGCAAGGAGCGGCCCGAGCTCAAGGCCGAGGTGAAGCTCGTACCCGCGCCGGCCTCCTCGGGCGGCGGCCAGCGCATCCTCCTCACCACCCAGGGCAAGGCCGTCCACGCCTCCATCCCCGAGGAGGGCCGCAACGCGCTGTGGGATTTGGCCGCCATCGCCGACAAGCTGCCGCTGGCGGACAACGGGCTCACGGCGATGCTGCGGACGGTGACGCGCCGCTTTGACGGCGACCACCACGGCGAGCGCCTCGGGTTTACTGGCGAGGATCCGTTGATGGGGCGGACGATCGCCGCACCCACGGTGCTGCGCGTGAAGGACGGGAATGTGTCGCTCGGCATCAACCTGCGGCGTCCCCGCTCCGCGGAGAACAACGAGGACTTCCACCAGGCGCTCGACCACGCCCTCGCCCTCATCACCCAGGAGACGGATGGGCGGGTCATCGAGGGGCCCGGGCGCTACGTGGGAGAGCCGCACGTGGCGGATGCCAATGGCCCGCTCGTCTCCACGCTGATGGACATCTACCGGCGCCACCGGGGCATCCGCGGAGCGCTGGCCCCCATCGCCATCCGAGGCGGCACCTACGCCCGGCTCTTCCCGCGCGGCGTGGACTTCGGTCCGGGAATGAAGGAGATGGGCGCGTACACCGGCCACGCACCTGACGAGTCCATCTCCCTGGAGCACCTGGGCCTCATCACCCAGATGCTCGCGGAGGCGCTCCAGACCCTGGCGTTCTCGCCCAACGCGAAGTGA
- the msrA gene encoding peptide-methionine (S)-S-oxide reductase MsrA: MFFQSPKKQKLPTPEEALKGRSDTMPVPEKHHVLGTPLKEPLPAGMQEAVFGLGCFWGAEKKFWQTPGVHSTQVGYAAGLTPNPTYREVCSGMTGHNEVVRVVFDPAKVSYEALLRIFWENHDPTQGMRQGNDVGTQYRSGIYYFDEAQKRTAEQSRDSYQKALSAAGLGAITTELLPAPAFYYAEDYHQQYLSKNPDGYCGLGGTGVSCPIGVGVSSR, from the coding sequence ATGTTCTTCCAATCTCCGAAGAAGCAGAAGCTCCCCACGCCGGAGGAGGCGCTGAAGGGCCGCTCCGACACGATGCCTGTCCCCGAGAAGCACCATGTGCTGGGCACTCCGCTGAAGGAGCCCTTGCCTGCTGGCATGCAGGAGGCGGTGTTCGGGCTGGGGTGCTTCTGGGGCGCGGAGAAGAAGTTCTGGCAGACGCCGGGCGTGCACAGCACGCAGGTGGGCTACGCGGCGGGGCTCACGCCGAACCCCACGTACCGCGAGGTGTGCTCAGGGATGACAGGACACAACGAGGTGGTGCGCGTGGTGTTCGACCCGGCGAAGGTGAGCTACGAGGCGTTGCTGCGCATCTTCTGGGAGAACCACGATCCGACGCAGGGCATGCGCCAGGGCAACGACGTGGGGACGCAGTACCGCTCGGGCATCTACTACTTCGACGAGGCGCAGAAGCGCACGGCCGAGCAGAGCCGGGATTCGTACCAGAAGGCGCTGAGCGCGGCGGGCCTCGGCGCCATCACCACGGAGCTCCTTCCGGCGCCAGCCTTCTACTACGCGGAGGACTACCACCAGCAGTACCTGTCGAAGAACCCGGACGGATACTGCGGGCTGGGCGGCACGGGCGTCAGCTGCCCGATCGGCGTGGGAGTCTCCAGCCGCTAA
- a CDS encoding DUF962 domain-containing protein — translation MSDRIRTYAEFWPFYLREHSRAVTRWMHFVGTSVGLVIAGTAIAQGRPSLILGALVSSYGMAWISHFGIEKNRPATFKYPLWSFISDFRMLGLMAVGQLGPHLERAEAGRTGANRDTVQAAASR, via the coding sequence ATGTCCGACCGCATCCGTACCTATGCCGAGTTCTGGCCGTTCTATCTCCGTGAACACTCCCGGGCCGTCACCCGCTGGATGCACTTCGTGGGGACCTCGGTGGGCCTCGTCATTGCCGGCACCGCCATTGCGCAGGGGCGGCCGTCGCTCATCCTCGGGGCGCTCGTGTCCTCCTACGGCATGGCGTGGATCAGCCACTTCGGCATCGAGAAGAACCGGCCCGCGACCTTCAAGTACCCGCTCTGGTCCTTCATCTCCGACTTCCGGATGCTGGGGTTGATGGCGGTGGGCCAGCTCGGCCCGCACCTGGAGCGCGCCGAGGCGGGACGGACGGGCGCCAACAGGGACACGGTTCAGGCAGCCGCCTCTCGATAG